One genomic window of Desulfovibrio desulfuricans includes the following:
- a CDS encoding ribonuclease HII — MGRKATSRPAKPRNQQAQASLVQMVSTSSAPLPQDDSSLLQANSQTVPQIFTAGIDEAGRGCLAGPVVAAAVILPECYDLPGLNDSKACSAKTREMLAPRIRQCAVAWGLGVVWPARIDAINILQATFEAMSRAVRCLRCAPAHLLIDGNKTVPGEVFAFHWRKGHTAPLPSQCCIIGGDASEPAISAASILAKTYRDKLMTRLGKRWPGYGFEAHKGYGTEDHYEALRRLGPCPQHRLTFRGVLPEKPSPQQGSLL, encoded by the coding sequence ATGGGCAGAAAAGCAACGAGCCGCCCGGCAAAGCCGCGCAACCAGCAGGCACAGGCGAGCCTTGTCCAGATGGTGAGCACCTCGAGCGCCCCGCTGCCTCAGGATGATTCTTCCCTTTTGCAGGCAAACAGCCAGACCGTCCCGCAAATTTTTACCGCTGGCATAGACGAGGCCGGTCGCGGTTGTCTGGCCGGGCCGGTAGTAGCCGCTGCGGTCATATTGCCGGAGTGCTACGACCTGCCGGGCCTCAACGATTCCAAGGCATGCAGCGCCAAAACCCGCGAAATGCTCGCCCCGCGCATACGTCAGTGCGCAGTAGCCTGGGGGCTGGGCGTGGTGTGGCCCGCCCGCATTGACGCCATCAATATTTTGCAGGCTACCTTTGAAGCCATGAGCAGGGCCGTGCGCTGCCTGCGGTGCGCGCCAGCGCATCTGCTCATTGACGGCAACAAAACCGTGCCCGGCGAGGTTTTTGCCTTCCACTGGCGCAAGGGGCACACAGCCCCCCTGCCCTCGCAGTGCTGCATTATTGGCGGCGACGCCAGCGAACCTGCCATTTCCGCCGCGTCCATCCTTGCCAAAACTTACAGGGACAAGCTCATGACCCGGCTGGGAAAACGCTGGCCCGGTTATGGGTTTGAAGCGCACAAAGGCTACGGCACAGAGGATCATTACGAAGCCTTGCGCCGCCTTGGCCCCTGCCCCCAGCACCGCTTGACCTTTCGCGGCGTTTTGCCCGAAAAGCCCAGCCCGCAGCAGGGCAGCCTGTTGTGA
- a CDS encoding YraN family protein, with the protein MNLGRKGEEAARKLLQRNGMELLDCNWRSGRLELDIVCRDGDTVVFVEVKTRSGSTYGGPAAALTPAKQRTLCRAARAWLAAHDAWSSPCRFDVVCIVREGDTLHLEHCRHAFECEPSVDSGNATWQPW; encoded by the coding sequence CTGAACCTTGGGCGCAAAGGCGAGGAAGCCGCCCGCAAGCTGCTGCAACGCAACGGCATGGAACTGCTGGACTGTAACTGGCGCAGCGGCAGGCTTGAACTCGATATTGTCTGCCGCGATGGCGACACCGTTGTTTTTGTCGAAGTAAAAACCCGCAGCGGTTCAACCTACGGCGGCCCCGCCGCCGCACTGACCCCTGCCAAGCAGCGTACCCTGTGCCGGGCGGCCAGGGCGTGGCTTGCGGCCCACGATGCATGGAGCAGCCCCTGCCGGTTTGATGTGGTCTGCATTGTGCGCGAGGGCGATACCCTGCACCTGGAGCACTGCCGCCATGCCTTTGAATGCGAACCGTCTGTGGATAGTGGCAACGCCACTTGGCAACCCTGGTGA
- the rsmI gene encoding 16S rRNA (cytidine(1402)-2'-O)-methyltransferase: MPLNANRLWIVATPLGNPGDLSPRAREVLASADLVLAEDTRRTARLLRDCGIEARRLLSFYDHNEGERQEGVLRMLREGQTVALVSDAGTPLLADPGYRLVRACRKEGLAVSPLPGPSAPVTALSAAGIPPLPHSFLGFLPRDAAGRDALFAAFAHVPGALIFFERKDRLKESLAQAARILGPREVAVCRELTKEHEEFIVGRLEDSEMLPDELLGEITVVVGPPEQAERTPREDVLLLAQEELAQGGKPRQIARRVQDAVRGWSGKEIYALLTGTEPAEPEA; encoded by the coding sequence ATGCCTTTGAATGCGAACCGTCTGTGGATAGTGGCAACGCCACTTGGCAACCCTGGTGATCTTTCGCCGCGAGCGCGCGAAGTGCTGGCCAGCGCCGATCTTGTGCTGGCAGAGGATACACGCCGCACTGCCCGCCTGTTGCGCGACTGCGGCATTGAAGCCCGTCGGCTGCTGAGTTTTTACGATCACAACGAGGGCGAACGGCAGGAAGGCGTATTGCGCATGCTGCGTGAAGGCCAGACAGTTGCCCTTGTCTCCGATGCCGGAACGCCGCTGCTGGCGGACCCCGGCTACCGGCTGGTGCGGGCCTGCCGCAAGGAGGGCCTTGCCGTATCCCCCCTGCCGGGGCCTTCGGCTCCTGTGACGGCCCTTTCCGCCGCTGGCATTCCCCCGCTGCCGCACAGTTTTCTGGGTTTTTTGCCGCGCGATGCCGCAGGGCGCGATGCCCTTTTTGCCGCCTTTGCCCATGTGCCGGGCGCACTCATTTTTTTTGAGCGCAAGGATCGCCTCAAGGAGAGCCTTGCCCAGGCCGCCCGCATTCTTGGCCCCCGCGAGGTGGCCGTGTGCCGGGAATTGACCAAGGAACACGAGGAATTTATAGTAGGTCGTCTGGAAGACAGCGAGATGCTGCCCGATGAACTGCTGGGCGAAATCACCGTGGTTGTCGGCCCTCCGGAGCAGGCAGAGCGCACCCCAAGGGAAGATGTGCTGCTGCTGGCGCAAGAGGAACTTGCTCAGGGCGGCAAACCCCGTCAGATTGCCCGCAGGGTGCAAGATGCCGTGCGCGGCTGGTCGGGCAAGGAAATTTACGCCCTGCTGACGGGTACAGAGCCAGCAGAGCCGGAAGCTTAG
- a CDS encoding PTS system mannose/fructose/sorbose family transporter subunit IID, whose translation MYPTRVVLACLARTSCINAAMTARGMQQIGLAYVLEPALRELYPEPQAFARAMSRYAGHSNTHPFMIPLFVGILLSLEQAIAKGALPEGVLNSVRETLATTLSALGDSFFSGTLLPLWSLLSISLLLAGFTNMAMLLAVILFGSLLLFRAICFVSGLRYGLTTLARLRKLNLINWVDRLKMVNAALAALVIWHLPISTMKPFPWTAYAMGAAAVLAAAWLVGRMRLPRLLLWVVTTGALILVDLGFIGM comes from the coding sequence ATGTATCCCACACGCGTTGTACTTGCCTGCCTCGCGCGCACAAGCTGCATCAATGCAGCCATGACCGCCCGGGGGATGCAGCAGATAGGTTTGGCCTACGTGCTGGAACCTGCCCTGCGAGAGCTGTATCCCGAGCCGCAGGCCTTTGCCCGCGCCATGAGCCGTTACGCGGGACACAGCAACACCCATCCCTTCATGATTCCCCTTTTCGTGGGCATCCTGCTCTCGCTCGAACAGGCCATCGCCAAGGGGGCGCTGCCGGAGGGCGTGCTGAATTCCGTGCGCGAAACACTGGCCACAACCCTTTCCGCCCTGGGCGACTCATTTTTCAGCGGCACATTGCTGCCCCTGTGGTCGCTGCTCAGCATCAGCCTGCTGTTGGCTGGCTTTACCAACATGGCCATGCTGCTGGCGGTGATTCTGTTCGGCTCCCTGCTACTGTTCAGGGCCATCTGTTTTGTTTCCGGCCTGCGGTACGGGCTGACCACGCTCGCCCGCCTGCGCAAGCTCAACCTCATCAACTGGGTGGACAGGCTCAAGATGGTCAATGCGGCGCTGGCTGCCCTGGTCATCTGGCATCTGCCCATCAGCACCATGAAGCCCTTTCCCTGGACTGCCTATGCCATGGGCGCCGCAGCGGTGCTTGCCGCCGCATGGCTCGTAGGGCGAATGCGCCTGCCACGGCTGCTGCTTTGGGTTGTGACAACAGGAGCCCTTATTCTCGTGGACTTGGGCTTCATAGGCATGTAG
- a CDS encoding HPr family phosphocarrier protein: MEEAIEQTPRGLALRVCIGLRNGLHARPAARLAQEAQRYASDILLVSDTGEVDAKSMLDILSLAPPANAELTLVAQGDDAREALCGLAQFLTNLQD, from the coding sequence ATGGAAGAAGCCATAGAACAAACGCCGCGCGGGCTGGCGCTACGGGTATGCATTGGCCTGCGCAACGGCCTGCACGCCCGACCGGCGGCCCGTCTGGCGCAAGAGGCGCAGCGCTATGCCTCAGATATACTGCTTGTCAGCGACACAGGCGAAGTAGACGCCAAAAGTATGCTCGACATCCTTTCCCTTGCGCCGCCCGCCAATGCAGAACTGACCCTGGTGGCTCAGGGTGACGATGCCCGCGAGGCCCTTTGTGGTCTGGCCCAATTTTTAACCAATTTACAGGACTGA